One window of Medicago truncatula cultivar Jemalong A17 chromosome 2, MtrunA17r5.0-ANR, whole genome shotgun sequence genomic DNA carries:
- the LOC11417352 gene encoding cellulose synthase-like protein H1 yields MANQNPLPLYDKFLLKYTFSRVMDSFTLLFLLLLLGYRILYINNYPFPWLVAFLCESWFTFIWVVTMSTKWTPAYTITHLDRLLLREHELPALDLFVTTADPGLEPPIITVNTVLSLLALDYPANKLACYVSDDGCSPLTFYALVEASKFAKLWVPFCKKYNVQVRAPFRYFCDENAVSNIEESPEFYQEWLRMKEEYGYLKSKIENASQNPLPLVGEFAIFSSTNHKNHSTIIKVIWENKENLLDALPHIIYISREKKLDHPHQYKAGAMNVLTRVSGMMTNAPFILNLDCDMHVNNPKIALHALCILLDSKGEKEVAFVQCPQQFYDGLKDDPFGNQLVALFVYLGGGFGGLQGMLYAGTNCFHRRKVIYGLSPDHDDIQNRKKGDDVVNEMEVVFGTSKRFIESATHALEGKTFTRIDNLCNTLETAKKVASCTYEYGTAWGKQVGWIYGSTSEDVLTGLDIHTRGWRSEMCSPDPLAFMGCSPQDNIVSMIQQKRWASGLFDILLSKHNPFLGFLYGKLQFREALGYFWILSWALRSVPEICYAALPAYCILTNSNFLPEKLWIHAALFVTYNISTISESLKTGLSIRTWWNNQKMMRITTMSAWFFGFLAILLKLLRISEPVFEITQKIDQSSNNGRFSFNESPIFLPSTTILFVQLTALATSLFGWATRVGSGLGYGPGEVFCSAYLVACYLPFFKGLFGTGKHGIPLSIIFKSVMLAFLFVYSCKLTITY; encoded by the exons ATGGCCAATCAAAACCCTCTCCCTCTCTATGataaatttttgttgaaatacACATTTTCAAGAGTGATGGATTCCTTCACTTTGCTCTTCCTTCTCTTGCTTCTCGGTTACCGTATATTATATATCAACAATTATCCCTTCCCTTGGCTTGTTGCATTTCTTTGTGAGTCATGGTTCACCTTCATTTGGGTTGTCACCATGAGCACCAAATGGACTCCTGCATATACCATAACCCACCTAGACCGTCTCTTGCTTAG gGAACATGAACTACCAGCATTGGACTTGTTTGTGACAACGGCAGATCCAGGGCTAGAACCACCAATAATCACAGTGAATACAGTGTTGTCATTGTTGGCACTTGATTATCCAGCAAACAAGCTAGCATGCTATGTTTCTGATGATGGATGTTCACCTCTTACCTTTTATGCCCTTGTGGAAGCCTCTAAATTTGCTAAGCTTTGGGTACCTTTTTGTAAGAAATACAATGTGCAAGTTAGAGCACCTTTTAGGTACTTTTGTGATGAGAATGCTGTAAGCAACATAGAAGAGTCGCCAGAATTTTATCAAGAATGGTTAAGAATGAAG GAGGAATACGGGTACCTCAAAAGTAAAATTGAGAATGCATCACAAAATCCACTTCCTCTTGTAGGAGAGTTCGCTATTTTCTCAAGCAcaaatcataaaaatcattcaaccatAATCAAG GTGATATGGGAGAATAAGGAAAATCTTCTAGATGCTTTGCCTCACATAATCTACATATCTAGAGAGAAAAAGTTAGATCATCCGCATCAATACAAGGCTGGTGCTATGAATGTGCTa ACAAGAGTCTCTGGAATGATGACAAATGCTCCTTTCATATTGAACTTAGATTGTGACATGCACGTGAACAATCCTAAGATTGCTCTACACGCCTTGTGCATTTTGTTAGATTCAAAAGGGGAAAAGGAAGTTGCATTTGTTCAATGTCCCCAACAATTCTATGATGGTCTAAAAGACGATCCTTTTGGAAATCAGCTTGTGGCATTGTTTGTG TACTTGGGGGGAGGATTTGGAGGACTTCAAGGGATGCTATACGCAGGAACAAATTGCTTCCATAGAAGAAAAGTAATTTATGGCCTTTCTCCTGATCATGACGacattcaaaatagaaagaagggTGATGATGTTGTCAACG aGATGGAAGTGGTATTTGGAACTTCAAAGAGATTTATTGAATCAGCTACTCATGCTTTAGAAGGGAAAACATTTACTCGTATTGATAACCTCTGTAACACTCTTGAGACTGCAAAAAAAGTTGCTAGTTGCACATATGAATACGGCACTGCCTGGGGCAAACAG gTGGGTTGGATATATGGATCAACGTCAGAGGATGTACTTACTGGGTTGGACATTCATACAAGAGGATGGAGATCTGAAATGTGTTCACCAGATCCATTGGCCTTTATGGGTTGCTCACCTCAAGATAACATAGTAAGTATGATCCAACAGAAAAGATGGGCCTCAGGGTTGTTTGATATTCTACTCAGCAAGCACAATCCATTTTTGGGCTTTCTCTATGGTAAGCTCCAATTTAGAGAGGCTCTTGGGTATTTTTGGATCTTAAGTTGGGCATTAAGATCGGTCCCTGAAATCTGTTATGCTGCTCTACCTGCCTATTGCATTCTCACTAACTCCAACTTTTTGCCTGAG AAACTATGGATACATGCTGCTTTGTTTGTGACATACAATATATCTACTATATCAGAGAGCTTAAAAACAGGATTGTCAATTAGAACATGGTGGAACAATCAGAAGATGATGAGAATTACAACAATGAGTGCTTGGTTTTTCGGATTTTTAGCCATTTTACTTAAGTTATTACGAATATCTGAACCTGTCTTTGAAATAACACAGAAAATAGACCAATCATCTAATAATGGTAGGTTTAGTTTCAATGAGTCTCCAATATTTCTACCTAGTACAACAATATTGTTTGTTCAACTCACAGCATTGGCTACTAGCTTATTTGGATGGGCCACACGTGTTGGAAGTGGGCTTGGAT